The genome window tgtgtgtgagtcgAAGCCGGTGGTTATGTTTAAAGGAACCAGCAGTCACATAGGGACATGAACTTATTGGACACAGAGGTTTTGCTGACTGAAGTGAGCCTTAAACCCTCCACCCACCTcaaactctgctctgctgtgggaTGGAAATTGATTTGCCTTGGATGGGAATTTTAGACCTGGCAGCATCTGTTAACCACAGTAAAGGCTTTAATGCAAGCAGTAAGTGTGTAAAATGTAGCAGACTGATTAGTGATCACatcaatggatggatggatggagaacTGGGGGACTGAGAGCATGCATTATAAAGTCCTCAGGGGCTTAGGTTGTTAAGCAGCCCTCTCAGTGAAATTGGAGAGATCAACAACCGAGGCTGATGCTTCTCCAATTAGACAAACTATCCACATCTCTGAcaaatttttacttttacttgaaGATACAATATAATCCGTTTAGCAAATGAACAAAATCTAATCTTGTTTCAAAAAGTGATGAGTGCATCAGGCTCCCGTGAGTGTTGGCTCTCGTAGTCCTGCAAATAAATCGAGGTACTCTCAATAATCTCGTTATAAACTCCCCCTTGGAGCGCCTGTCATATTATCTGACATGACATATAGACCTGAGCACAAGCACATggcttccctccctctctccctctagtCTTTTTTAGTCCCCCTTtcaccttctctctttcttctcctcgctcctttcctctcccttcccccTGCTCCCTGGAGGGTTCCTCTGAGACCAGTACTGGTGAATACTGAAGCAGGAGCAGAGATGCACCAGGTGTTTTCGCTCAGACGCTGGTGTGTGATCGGCCTGTGATGAGACTGGCTGAATGTGGTTCGGTTGACTGTCCATCATCTGTTGAGGAGCGGCAGTGggatgagagaaaatgtttgtttgtctgctgaGAGGGTTCTGTACGTTCTGTGGCAGAGATGGAGTGGCTGTCAACATGTGGgcatgtgtttgagtgtgtgtctgtacgaGTGAGTGAAGTACAAATGGACAGAAAAAACACTCAGATTGGTCCAGCCTGTGCTTCTCCAACATGCATCAACCggcctccagctgctcctcctgcagcctcaGTGTCCTGCCTTGTTAGTCCTCTGGCTTCAGgtaagcagcagtgtgtgttccAGCTCATAAATGATTAGACTGAGTGTCGATATGAGTTGGTGCCTGCCAAGCTCTGACTCATCATGGCATGATAATTTTAACAGCTGAAATTACAGTGCTGCTGTAATCATTGGAGTCAGCAGTCCACCCTTCTCCTAGAAATTAAGGTTATTTACTACTAATTTGCAACATTCAGCATTCAAGAACTCCTGATTTTTAtggatttattatttaaatctgCAAAATGCATAGATCTACAGACAGTCAACAGTAGTCTAAAAGTCGGTCAGACACCCAGTTAAACAGTCATTTCCAGCGCAGAGTCTGCTCACAACCTCTGCTccttctgtgtttgtcttgacATTAGCCTGATGCTAGTTAGCACCCAGCCTCGTCAGCACAGTATTCTGGTATTATTTTCAATAATTATCAAACACATGCATATCCCATGCTATGCCTATCTGTCATATCAAGAGTTGCTAAatagtatttcattgtttttttggaacagtgacaataaagaccTATTCTATTCAATTCTTTAAATATGAGGGAAACCAAGTGTGCTCATGGAGGGAATGTTGAGTCACAGTCCATGTTGAGTTTGGAGCAGTTTGAGCCTTATTTTAGAGCAGTGTAAAACTAATGACATATGCAACCATAATGAAAATTAGACACTGAGACCAGAGTTTCTAGCAGAATATATAACAACATGTTTAAAGACTTTTTAAGGGTTATTTCTGGCAAAAGGAACAATACAGCAAATGTCATGATTGTCACGTAATTCCTTTATTATTTGCATCAGTGTCAGACAGAAATAATGacaagacacagacaaaaacacattatggCTGAGCCAGAGAAAAGACCTTGGACTTTCTAAACACAGCATGTCTATTTATTCTGATATACTGTATACGCAGGATGACTGTTAAAACCTGCAGAAAAATCTGTCTTATTGTCTATTTAAAGGGTTTAGAGTGAAAACGTGGCTGCCTATTGAGTCTGATGCTCTTTATTGGTATGTATGAAATGATGCAGATGGAGAAAGCTGACTCTGTAATCACTGATATTAGTGTGGAGATCCCTGAGCTGTGTGACTCCAGGTCTGCCCTGATGAATTGGCTTTATGAAAATGCCACTGAGTGACATATTTAAACCGTTCAGCCTGATAACTGTGTCCCTCTTGGCTCTTGTGTTAAAAGGCAGCCTGCTGCCCTGCTACTGTTCCTGTTAgtgaaggagggagagcagaggaacTGTAAGAGATAACGTCAGAGCCAATCGAACACACTGAATGAGCAAAGGCTGATTTGAAATAGGTGAGACAGAGGGGACCTCACCTTGGAGGTAGTAGGTTGCACTCTGTGATAATCACATTCAGAGGGGAGCCAGTGTAatgcagcaggacagagagccaATCAGACAGCGGCTATCATTGCCCTCCGACCCTGCTCTGCCCGTCATCaatcagagtcagagagaggaagaggctcTGATGTTCCTGACTCTGATGTGAACAGGCTGCTGTTTCCATGGAGTCCATTGATTTCAAAAGACATATCTTATGTCCATTGACTTCATTTTATAAATCCCATCTCCAGTTTAAATGCAGTGCTAATTGCTCTGACTTTAACGTCATTGCTGGGTCTCTATTTCAGCCTagtcttttgttcttttttcagaCTCTTACTTTAAAAAGTGTTTGATGGCCTGACTGCTGCATATCATCATTAGACACCCATCGCTGCATTTCAAGCTTGTCAGAAATATCACCACCACTTGAGATGCAGAGTGCTCCTGTGCCTCCTGCAGCTTGCTCTCATATGAACAAATATTTGCCAGTCTCTTTGACTTGGGTCTGCATCACAATGAGGTCTGAATATTGTGAATACTGTGGACTATTGCTTCTGTTCTCCTGTGTCAGCTGCAGCCACACTGCTGTACTGTGCTTCGTACACACTGCAGTGGATGAAGGTGAGCAGAAACCACGAGAAGAAAGTAGCACTCCCCTGCTAGAGGAGATCTTTCTTTGAAGGCTTTAGTtggcagtgtcagtgtgttgaaATCCAGAAATGTTGTGCACTGTTAAACAGGCAGTGACACGAACCAGCTGCTTCAGGGAGCAGTTTTCCACCCCACGGCTGCTGGCTTTTATAAATGAACCAGCCACATTGTGTTTGACATTATGCTTGCTACTGACCACAATCAGGCAGTGAGTAATTCTTAGCAGTAAtgagtcatttttgttttgttctcaaGATTATTATTTTAGATATTAGTTTAAAACATCACAGCTCTATGGCATTCAACTTTGTCAGCTGAGCCACCACAATGCTACACAGACTGAGTCAGTCCTAACTGTTGTTTCAGCCAAGTGACAACAACCATGGTTGTTGAATGGTCAGGTTTAAAGCTGGAGTGTGGGGTAAATGACTCTGGATTTCACAGTGTACCAGAGttttaaatctggtgtctgtggtgaCATTCTCATTCTGGCACATTGCTCCATGTTAACAATCCATGTTACATCAGCCAGCAAGGATTGGtttgcaacagcagcaacagagacagagtcagctACAAACGATGGGAATGTAGCAGAGGCTAATGACGGTAAAACCCAGGAAGTGTCCAAGAACAGTTTCTGATGATCTCAATGAAAAAGAAACTCTGTGAGCAGAAACATGGATTGTAATTACTTTCACTGCCAAAGGGGGAGACAAAACCTCCACACCGcaggtttaaaaatacagtttcattACAGAGGAGGGagtaaagctgaaacaattagttgaaaattaatcagcaacacTTTCATTTCAACAACTCATTTCCTTCAGTAAAAATGCCTAAATATGCTGGTTTCTGCCTCTGAGATGAGATGGCTCTGCTTTCCTGTCTGATGTGATACTGAGCTGAATATGTCCTCAGGGTTCTGAGATTAGttaatgattaatcaagaaagtATTCAATAGATTAATCAATACTGATTAGTTAGCTGCAGCTGTAGAGGAGAGCTGTGTTGGTTGTTTCTCACTTATTCTCTGTCAGATCCATCCAgtatgaatctttttttttctctctaaaagaTGGTGCAGAGAAGTAAACCCATATCCAAGCATCAAAACATTACCAAGCCTTTCTGATgaagttgtggttgttgttgttattttggttTGGATGGATCAGAGCGTACTGCATCAACAGAATCTGATATTCAGGAAAATCATTTACTGATACACTCACCTCAGATATGTGATGGTGAAATGGTCCTCAGCCGTACACGTCTACATATACATCACATGGCAGACAGATGCATGTGATGAAACTATGACTCCATCAGTGAGTCTGTCATTTTATCATCGTCGCTGTATCTGCCATTAGACAAGGTCCGGTTTAAAGCAGGTGCTCTGATGCCACTGTGTTTCCCTCATATATCTTTGAAGTGCACAGAGAGCTGTATTTTAAACCTCCCACTTAGtgctttcagtgtgtttattctgacttttattttcctgtgatcGCTGTATCTACTAAAGCATTCATTCAGAGTGGGAAAAACTGAAGCTTGAGACAGAATTTGATCAAATAGAGGAGCCAAAataaacatctgtgttttagtGTCAGAGTGCCATGGATTAATGATTCATCAGGAAACAGTGGAATGGGAAAAAGGTGTATGGACTGACTGTTGACTTTTTACTAATTcaattcaaaatgtcatttgaCACCAGTGTTTGTTGAACTTGTCACTCCTCCTGATAGCAGGAGATATGAATTCTGATGGAGGTTTTCCtgaaggcagacagacaggcacgCTGGAGATGCCAAAGCATCGTACAAGGCTTCAAATGTCAATCATGAcaatctgtttctctttttctcaatcTAAGGATCTGTCTGTTAAAGGTATGTCACAGTCATATGTTTCTGGAGGCTCTTTATACACTGCTCAGTATTTTATAATCAactgtttttcttattatcaACCTAAATGTAGGACCAGTCATGGAGTTTTGTGTCACCTCTGCACTGCtttaaatgagaaatgtgttgTGTGGCCACAACAACTCACTTTAAAAAATAGGTCATTGTTTTCTCCATAGTGTTTCCTCCCAGCAGAGGAGCTCCTCATACAGCAGGCTGTGTATCAGATAGCAGTGGCCCCTGTAGAAAGGTGAGGACAGAATATTGTGTTTTGGAGAACAGGATCATTGCCTCATTCTACCACAGCATCTTCTGGGAATGGACCGAGCTTGGTGCTTGTTAACtggctctttgtttttcctgtgcaGGCCGAATCCATTGAATCCCACAATAACCTGAGAATATGAATGCTTGGCTATTGATTGAACACTTCGCTGTGAGCAAGTAATATCAGCGCCTTGGTGTGTCAGCTCCTTTCTGTGAAATCTTTATTTGGGAATCTTGACTCTGCTTCTCTCCTCACTTCCAGTTCTGACTCAGATCAGATTTATGAGGCATGCATAAATTGTCTACAAGCATCAAGCGTCCATTcagtccctgtgtgtgtgtgtgtgtgtgtgttatcagtgtgtgtgttgtgcagagaTTATCATGTGACTgtattttttttgctgttttctgggtgtgtgtgtgtgtgtgtgtgtgtgtgtgtgtgtctgtgtctgtgtgtctgtgtgtgtgtgcgtccctgtgtgtgcatgtgtgactaTATGCATGTTCTGAGTAATGGGCTTTGTGCATCCTCTCTTGCTGACGGCCAGGATGTATCCATGGCAACGCCAGGTCGATCCTTGCTGTGAGCAGAGCTGGTGAGAGGGACTTGAAAGGGAGCGTTAaacctctcctctcatctgccCCGCGCTCTTCTCACTCTGACCATGGCGAAATGCGTGGCCTTGTTGAAATCCCAGCCTCCCAGGGGTGTATACACTGTTGCTGTGACCGTGGACGCTCACATCACAACACTGCCACCTTTTGACCCGATGAGAAAATGTACCCTCAAAACATGgtcatattgttttttatttcctgttttctcagaGAGCTCAGGGTTCAtctgtggagacaaacaaaTGATTTCCCCTGACAGAAAAAATACCAGTTCATAGTCATTACaggatgatgttttttttttttttttgtctgttttagaGAGTTGACAGCAGACATGACAgaactgagaggagaaggagatgaagaagacACAGCATCAAAGGTCCCCTGCTAGATTTGGAGCTGTTTAATTCATGttacaataaaatatgtttttaggaCAATTTTCTGATGATTTAAAATCCCAAAGCTATTTTTTGTCAGTCTACAAAATCAATAGCTATTtcattgtaatttatttttactgcagttAAAAAACTGCCTCATCGAGTTAATTTGGTGCTCACCACCGACAGCTCCTTTTCTCACAGTCACATCATCATGAAAAGACATGTGCATCATGATTCTGACACACGAcagcatttaaataaaacaggcaGTGTAAAAAAAGACAGACGGAAAGTATGTTAGTCGTTGCAGTTTGCCATCCTTACTCTCAGCATGATGCCTACCAAGTCTTTGATGCCTTGTCATGGCAGATACAGTCCTTGGAGGAGACTGGAGGAGTagatgtgctgctgctgccccccTGTGGACATTAACATGCACACTGAGGCAGTGTGAGCATGATGTGAAAGCAATGAGTAATGACAGGCAAAGGATGAACAGGCATATTTAAATGGGGAAGAATTGAGCAAGACAATTGTGTTTAGTTTTGGATTTATCTCTTTTGAGATGCCAAAACAAGCATAGATTTATTACAACCCCACGTGCGTCAATAAATCTGCACTGACAATGACATGAAGATATTTCTGGCAGAAAGGACGTGAATCTCATCATCTGATTTTCTTCAGAGGGTCAGTGAACTACTTTGCTGGGTTTAATTTCCTCCACAGCCGTTTCACAACCTGCCATCTTGTGCCAAATCTGGgatgttagtgtgtgtgaatattcaTGCTGTAGTGGCTCTCAGAAGGCCCAGGGACTGCAGCTCAGGGAGCTCTCTGACCTTCTTGTTAGGTCAGGCTGGATGCCGGAGGCTATCTAGTGATCACTAATACATATTCAAGAACCAGAGGCTATCAGACGCTGCTGTTAAGCAGGCTCCAAGATTTAGCCAGATCAAGGCCAAGCCTCAACTCCTCTGCTCTCTTATtgtcagcagttttttttattctgtgatgGACAGTCTTCACAGTCACACTTAAAAATATATTGACCAAGGTGGGATGTTTAAAAGCTCAACATAATGGATCGGTTTGGGTAATGTGCTTTCCATTCGTTTTATAAGTTTAATGTGGCTGGTCTTCAGAGCTATCTGTGGTATCATTAGCTGTAGGTTTTTATTGTAAAGAGCGCTGTCATGCCCCTAAATGCATCTAAGGTTTCATTTTCTGGCACCATCGCAGTTCTGAAAATAATCTCAGCAGTCTAATGGAGGTGGATCGATACAGATGGATCGGTCTCTTACATTTCCTTTTCATATCACAACCAACACCACCTCTGGGAATCTGCATTTATCTCCATATTCAATAATGTGAGGATCAATTTGAgatgatgttttctctctctctttctttctctctccactacTTGTTCATATTTGCTTTCAGTTAATCTGCTTTCCATAGAGGTGCTCGCAGCTATGCGGGGGTTTGTAATTTGAAAGAGATTTGTTGGTAAAATGAGCCATTAGATTGAAATAACAATGAGCAAATGGAAGTCTTGATTAAATTCCTTGACTTTCCTCCTCGGTGGCTGCTATGTTACAACTTATTTCCTGATAAGACATCGCACTTGCTTTTAATACTTCCTCTCTGAATCCCCTAAAAttacacatctctctctgtgttgttccTTGTAGTCTTtggtctctttttttaaaagtcattgtAATATCAGATCTTATAATGAGTGTAAGGTTGGATTAGATATTCCAGTGTGAGAATCTTTTCCAGTTGCTCATCTGTAGTGGTTTCTGTAACACCAAAGTATTATTTGCATTTGATTACACAACTGTGCTGagatcattttccttttggGGGAGGAGTGAGGTCATTCTGAATGGTAAAATCAGCAGAACTAAACAGCCTATTTAGTTATTTTGCTCCTGTCCATCGGCCCCTGCTCTCTTACATTTTCTCTGTCCCACTGCGTCAGgcctggtttttgttttttcctgtaaaTGGTGAAACTCTGCCCCGGCTCGGTGACCTGTAGCCCGGCCCTGTGGGAGTATTCTCTTCCCTCTACTCCTCTTGGCCTCACCTTctcatcccccccccccttcttcttctttccttggTAATTGCTCTAAGGGATGGACCTGCCCCCCAGACACAAGGACAAACCCAGGCAAGGCATCTCAGTTCAAGTCAGAGTAAATGTGATTGGCGTTGAGCGGGGTGGGTGGTTTGATTTTCATCTTGTGTACTTTACTTCACGTGACGTTTGGTCTTTGTTTGGGACAGTTTAAATTTGATCGGGTCGATATTTTCATTGACACTTCATTTTAAGAGTAAACATTAATTTGGACTTTTTGAGGATTTGACTCTTGGCTTCAGATTATTGATTTCAGATTATTTCTAAGCATTAATAAATTACTCCTGCCACCATGCCGGTCCGAATCATGTGCACCATCTCCTTCTCGGCCGATGACGAGCCAGGCCGAGGATGTGGTAAAGATGGTTTTGATGACCACTACAAGCGCGTAAATAAGAATTACGGGGACGGGGACTCTCAGGACTACCTGGATGGGTGTAGCCAGGTGGATGATTACAATGACGAGGAGGACGATGACGGCGGAGTGGACGACCTGGCCACTTTCTTCAGCGGGTGCTCTCTCCACGGCGCCAATCATGTGTTCGTGGAGGACAAGAAGTTTGGTATCCGTCAGGGTCTGTGGGCGGTGATCTTCACCATGGCCCTGTCCGCTTTCTTGTTCCAGGTAGTCGACAGGGTCATATACTATCTCCAATATGACTACATCACCATGCTGGATGAAAAACTGGCCAAGAACATGACCTTCCCGGCTGTCACCATATGTAACTACAACTTTGTTCGGAAGTCTCAGATGAGCTACAGCGACTTGATTTTCATGGGCCCTCTGCTGGGCTTCGAGGAAGGCATGGCACCGGGGTTTCCTCTCGCCCCGGAGCCGGACCGCCCGCCGGGCTCTCGCTTCAGCCTGGATGAGTTCTACACCCGCACTCGACACCGCATTGACGAAATGCTGCTGGAGTGTAACTTCAGAGGGTTAGAGTGTGGCCCAGAGGACTTCATGGAGGTAAGTCATTCAGAGACCTCACCGCACAGACATATGTTTCAATAGGTTTTCtgggaaaatgagaaatcatCAGACTGAGGAAAATCACTGATACTGAAGACAGAGCTAATTTACAGCTGTGAAGTAATTCAGTTGCTTACAATCCCGAGTCATtgctataaataaaaatgtttttctaagTCAGCGTGTCTGCTTTAATGAAACTccattgtaaaaacaaaacaaacaaaaaaaaaaaaaaaaaaaacagcagacatAATAAAAGCAGGTTCCATTACTTAAAGTGGCATACTTGGCATACAGCTGTTGTTATTAAATTAAACAGGCACTGAAGGAATCAAACTTAAGGTCAGCCTCCTGTGAGACTCGCATTCCCTGGATTTTTGGTATTTTGGCTTTTGTGGCTGCTGCTCCTTGTGTTCCTGTGATTGCACATCAGACAGCACTCAAGAGGAATATGAATTACCGAGCTATGTTGACAATATCAAGCTATTGATTTGCCTGACCTTTGCAGTTATAGATAGGTATGTGCAGACTGCTAATGGATGTACTAGAGTTACATGAGGTGCAATTAAATCAGTGTGTAAATGCATGTACATGACACATTATTCTCATTTTAGACCTGATAACAACATGATTTTTGTTATCTGTTCtttgttatcattatttatgGCAGTGTTGATAGTACCAAAATTAGAATAGCAGTACTGGAAGTTAGAATTACTAGTGGCCAAATGATTAGTAGATTAACTGGTTAGTTGATTTACTTAAGTATAAGTGGCAACtttttgataatcagttaattattCAATTAATTTTGTAgcaaaacttctgaaaattcATAGGTTGTGGCTTCATGAATGTGAttatttgctggttttattggtCGTCTTTGATAATTGATCAACATTGTGCGATTTTGGACCATTGGTTTTGATAAAACATGGAATTTACATACGTCATCTTCAGTGATTTTCTGACACTTAATAGAGTAAATGATCTACCAGATTATTAGGAAAATAACGTGCAGGTTAatcaataaggaaaataatctttagttgtAGCCCTAGAACGAGTTAATCATTCAAATCAATGTCATGAGtcagtgtgagacagaaatCAGAATTTATTTATAAAGATGCTGTCATACAGTAATTTATTTACATGTCACAGAGAAGATTAAAAAGCAAAGATGAGTGTCATGGCATTAAACACTGAGAGCCTGTCTTAACAGGTGATTTTTCATCAGGGGTTTCACAGCATCAACACTGAAAGTAGCTCTGACATTATGAGGTTGGAGTTTCAGAAGTGGAGAGCTGTGGAGGACTGCATCCCGTCAACCACAACACAGACTCTGAgttcagagaaaacaacagcaccAGTGTGGAATGGCTAAATGTAAAGGAGAGGggtaaatgtgttttatccGACTGGGGCAGATCCTCAAAAAGTCAGTCTCTTTATTTGAGTCGTACAGTGTGTGCAGGAAAGATGAAATGACTGATCCGGCAGTGAAACAGAGTCATTGCTGCAGTGAAGAATATGATATaggaaagaacaaaaagaactgTCTGACTGAAGGTTAAAAATAGTGTCGCCATCAGAGAACTCTCTTTGTCTTGAAGGAATTCTCTGGCAGACTTGCAGAGTTAACAAATTTACCTTCACTGCATGTTGACACAAACAGGCAGCATGATTTAATATTAGCacaagaaaagagaacaaaatgtTGCTTACTTCATAGATTTTTATTCAGATTTCAGTGTCTTATCCAGGCAATTACTGAAACATGCCCAGGTCAGTGCCACAAATGGAAAACAGCGGGGTATATGGCCAATGTCCTTGAGGTGAAATAGGGCCAGCTGTCCTCCTTTGTTGATGTGctttttaaaagacaaagtACTGTGACTGCAGTGCAGTCTGCCATTTTATTAGCATGAGAGGGAGGCCAGTGACCAGGCTTTATTCAGTGACAGATGTTACTGCCATGGTGCAGATTAAAAGTAATTTTTGCTCTCATAATGTCTTACTCTGAAGATGGGATACTTCTTAGATGGAGCTATGACAGATTGTTGCATTTAAATCAGCAGTGACTTCATTAATCCAAACTGGCTGTTCTAAACGATCAGACTAAAGGTCCTAATATATTGTAAACCCCTGACCGTGCTCAGTGGTTACAGTCAGTATAATACCTGTTGCTTAATACCTGATGCTGTGCCAGTAAAAATAAGGTAAAATGAAGAGTTAAAGAGTTAAACACACCCATTTGTATCTGAGGTCATTGATTTCAGAACAAACCACATGAGCCCTCTCCAAGTCCTCGCTCAAGTCCATTTATGAAAAACTGTCAACATCAAAATTTGATgaataatcaataatttaatttgaatGCAAAGTACATACTGAGGCCTTTTACTGGTGTCAATAATATTGCAGCATAAAAGCACTTAGCAAACGATCTGTTTGACAGAGAGCTCTGCCCAGGCTCATGTAAGATGTAGAGTTAGTGTTATGGGTTGTTGTGTGCACAGGAATGAGTCTGGTTTGTACTCAGTCTCTGTATGATGTGTGCACACCTGCAGGTTTCAGGCACAGTAGTTCCTCCAGTAAAG of Lates calcarifer isolate ASB-BC8 linkage group LG12, TLL_Latcal_v3, whole genome shotgun sequence contains these proteins:
- the LOC108884128 gene encoding acid-sensing ion channel 1B; the encoded protein is MPVRIMCTISFSADDEPGRGCGKDGFDDHYKRVNKNYGDGDSQDYLDGCSQVDDYNDEEDDDGGVDDLATFFSGCSLHGANHVFVEDKKFGIRQGLWAVIFTMALSAFLFQVVDRVIYYLQYDYITMLDEKLAKNMTFPAVTICNYNFVRKSQMSYSDLIFMGPLLGFEEGMAPGFPLAPEPDRPPGSRFSLDEFYTRTRHRIDEMLLECNFRGLECGPEDFMEEEEVTGSQIWQVGAVGN